In Candidatus Chlorohelix allophototropha, the following are encoded in one genomic region:
- a CDS encoding DEAD/DEAH box helicase, which yields MDAFKLRGEVVANYSDYISSFLNILDDRIKLFLDTKLAEGVLWPEPLLQLSPAYEAAGTIEELVSQNILHPLCSRLFRADGKSLRLYKHQRTAIEIAEQGHNYVVTTGTGSGKSLTYLIPIINYILQHQPEKGKVRAIIVYPMNALINSQEQALNNFVKNLGSDNCPIRYKRYTGQESDTEKRAIQENPPHILLTNYVMLELMLTRPEERAFVDSASSALQFLVLDELHTYRGRQGADVALLVRRLRERCGNQQLQCIGTSATMSSGETRTERARAVAQVATKIFGAAVSLEHVVDETLRWGISQATDPTSQELTKALNSPLSPSLNWEELKQNPLATWIEKTFGLREDADGKLRRREPVTLWQGAQQLAELTGLTASTCATRLQMLFNYGSQVKSPENNPGFAFKLHQFFSQGGAIYSTIEAPDKRYLTLEGQHYAPGEDTEKLLYPIVFCRECGQEYYLCTYHTDKGAVIPRPPFPRDEQNTTEVIDGYLLVDAAGVWSEENTDLLPETWFKELKRGRELKKEYAAYKPRRLKVSTAGTLLANENQQNLISWFMPTPFLTCLRCGEVYTKRQVSDFGKLSRLSSEGRSTATTLLVLSAVKQMQQDGSLDKTAQKLLSFTDNRQDASLQAGHFNDFIEVALLRSAIFKALTKNTVGLDHTQVAGAVVTELGLTEETYAVEASPGGIGPLARRNQKVLQELIEYRIYEDLRRGWRVNQPNLEQCGLLLVDYDSLEEVCQSEKLWQGHAVLAETTPEIRLGVVRAILDYMRRELAISAECLEPDNQEALKKRVRIALKEPWTFDENEFLYSSTRFVQPGVPVSGQGERSFGPNTSLGRYLRSCNTWPTLTKNLDTAEYLILAKSLVEVLRKTGFLVEVAGAEGKAVQLRSDSLIWKVGDRNALMRDPVRTRRMNLAYERNSNPNRFFAKFYQETAASLQGIEGREHTGQVVQKLREAREQKFREGNLAALFCSPTMELGIDISNLNAVHLRNVPPTPANYAQRSGRAGRSGQPAFVASYCSIGSGHDQYYFRRPERMVAGVVAPPRLDLGNEELVSAHVHAIWLAVTGLKLGRSMIEVVDTAALTNNFPLRSEVALSIELKAEQVEKCLKTCQSILRTDEQDLAQTGWYSEEWLKNVITAAAQAFDLACERWRELYTAAERQLQEARADIDRRYQQRTADSDIEEAKRRESEALKQKDLLCNTGQDGETDFYPYRYFASEGFLPGYNFPRLPVQAFLSTGKESGTFLSRPRFLALTEFGPRNVIYHEGRKYRVTRTILPAGSAQQRLITAKLCNSCGYFHDSPTTVELCEQCGTQMDGSNSLTTDKLFEMTTMATQRIERITSEEEERTRQGYHITTHYRFPPGNRSIHATARDEGEEALIHLCYAPAATLWRVNHRWRRSTVPGFTLDLKRGIWAKRPGDEDDEALGTDQQQVLSGVRVLVRDTRNLLLVKPEDNSEDSFLASLQYALQRGIEAIFQVEEQELASERIGERTHRQILFWEAAEGGVGVLNRIVKDEKTLAEVAKAALEICHFDPLTGQEKPEEVKDCGRACYRCLLSYSNQPDHPLLNRYLVRDFLLKLVNGTTKDSDSQSLTSFEGQQLGAFAAKVYAHLKTSGRKLPDKYQPILDGVGITPDFYYSGAYICLFCIDDYTPIDLKVVKNELEDSGYRVLIINQADNLESQLTQLDTWLG from the coding sequence GTGGATGCGTTCAAGTTGCGGGGTGAAGTTGTCGCAAACTATTCGGATTACATCAGCAGTTTCCTTAATATCTTAGATGACAGAATAAAACTATTCTTAGATACTAAATTGGCCGAAGGAGTGCTCTGGCCCGAACCCCTCCTGCAACTAAGTCCCGCCTACGAGGCAGCCGGAACCATCGAAGAGTTGGTAAGCCAAAATATACTTCACCCCCTTTGTAGCAGACTATTCAGGGCTGATGGCAAATCCTTGCGTCTATATAAGCACCAGCGCACCGCCATAGAAATTGCCGAGCAAGGTCATAACTACGTAGTTACCACCGGCACCGGCTCCGGCAAAAGTCTCACCTATCTAATACCCATAATTAATTACATACTCCAGCACCAGCCGGAAAAGGGCAAAGTCAGGGCTATTATCGTATACCCGATGAACGCCCTTATTAATTCACAGGAACAAGCCCTAAATAACTTTGTAAAGAATTTAGGCTCAGATAACTGCCCGATCAGGTACAAGCGTTACACCGGTCAGGAAAGTGACACTGAAAAGCGGGCAATCCAAGAAAACCCCCCACATATACTCCTCACCAACTATGTAATGCTGGAACTAATGCTTACCAGACCAGAAGAACGCGCCTTTGTGGATAGCGCCAGTAGCGCTTTGCAATTTCTGGTACTGGATGAACTGCATACCTATCGAGGAAGGCAGGGGGCGGATGTGGCGCTCTTGGTCAGACGCTTGCGAGAGCGCTGCGGAAACCAGCAGTTACAATGCATTGGCACCAGCGCCACTATGTCGAGTGGGGAAACTCGCACAGAAAGAGCGCGAGCGGTAGCCCAGGTTGCCACCAAGATATTCGGGGCTGCAGTCAGTCTGGAACATGTAGTGGATGAAACCCTGCGGTGGGGAATTTCCCAAGCCACCGACCCAACATCCCAAGAACTAACTAAAGCCCTCAACAGCCCCTTGTCCCCCTCTTTGAACTGGGAGGAACTCAAGCAAAACCCCCTCGCCACCTGGATCGAAAAAACCTTTGGTCTGCGAGAGGATGCCGACGGCAAGTTGCGGCGCAGAGAACCGGTTACCCTCTGGCAAGGCGCCCAGCAGTTGGCAGAGTTGACCGGATTAACAGCAAGTACTTGTGCTACTCGCTTACAAATGCTATTCAACTATGGCAGTCAGGTAAAAAGCCCTGAGAACAATCCCGGCTTTGCTTTCAAATTGCACCAATTCTTTTCGCAAGGGGGGGCAATCTACTCCACCATCGAAGCGCCAGACAAACGCTATCTAACCCTCGAAGGACAGCACTATGCGCCGGGAGAGGACACTGAAAAGCTACTGTACCCGATCGTATTCTGTCGGGAATGTGGGCAAGAATATTACCTTTGCACCTATCATACCGATAAAGGCGCCGTTATACCGCGTCCCCCCTTTCCCCGGGATGAACAAAATACCACAGAGGTAATAGACGGCTATTTGCTGGTAGACGCTGCGGGCGTATGGTCTGAAGAAAATACTGACCTGCTACCCGAAACCTGGTTCAAGGAACTAAAACGAGGGCGTGAACTAAAAAAAGAATATGCCGCCTATAAACCGCGCCGCCTAAAAGTGAGTACCGCTGGAACTCTGCTGGCGAATGAAAATCAGCAAAACCTAATCTCCTGGTTCATGCCAACCCCCTTCCTGACGTGCTTGCGGTGTGGAGAAGTCTATACTAAAAGACAGGTCAGCGACTTCGGAAAGCTATCCCGTTTGAGCAGTGAAGGGCGCAGCACCGCTACGACCTTGCTGGTTTTATCGGCGGTCAAGCAAATGCAGCAAGATGGTAGCCTTGACAAAACCGCTCAAAAACTGCTGAGTTTTACAGATAATCGCCAAGACGCTTCCTTGCAGGCCGGACACTTTAACGACTTTATCGAGGTTGCCCTGCTCAGATCGGCCATCTTCAAAGCGCTAACCAAAAATACCGTAGGGTTGGATCACACTCAGGTAGCCGGTGCAGTCGTCACAGAACTTGGACTAACCGAAGAAACCTATGCGGTGGAAGCCAGTCCGGGTGGGATTGGTCCACTGGCCCGCCGCAACCAGAAAGTGCTACAAGAACTAATAGAATACCGCATATATGAGGATTTAAGACGGGGTTGGAGAGTAAACCAGCCCAATCTGGAACAGTGCGGACTGCTGTTGGTGGACTACGATAGCCTTGAAGAGGTCTGCCAGAGTGAAAAATTATGGCAAGGGCATGCCGTGCTGGCAGAAACCACACCGGAAATACGCCTGGGAGTTGTAAGGGCAATACTAGATTATATGCGGCGGGAATTAGCAATCAGCGCCGAGTGTCTGGAACCGGATAATCAGGAAGCGCTCAAAAAGCGGGTGCGCATAGCATTAAAGGAACCATGGACTTTTGACGAAAATGAATTCCTCTACTCTTCCACTCGCTTTGTCCAGCCGGGTGTGCCAGTTTCCGGCCAAGGAGAGCGGAGCTTTGGTCCAAACACTTCACTTGGGCGCTATCTGCGCTCTTGCAACACGTGGCCAACCCTGACCAAGAATCTCGACACCGCCGAATATCTAATACTGGCAAAAAGCCTTGTAGAAGTGCTGCGAAAGACCGGGTTTCTGGTAGAAGTAGCCGGGGCAGAAGGCAAGGCGGTTCAATTGCGCAGTGATTCGCTTATCTGGAAAGTGGGCGATCGGAATGCACTAATGCGAGATCCAGTCCGCACCAGACGGATGAATTTAGCTTACGAGCGGAACTCCAATCCCAATCGCTTCTTCGCGAAATTCTATCAGGAAACTGCCGCCTCGCTACAGGGAATTGAAGGCCGAGAACATACCGGGCAGGTTGTCCAAAAGCTCAGAGAAGCGCGAGAACAGAAATTTCGGGAAGGTAATCTAGCCGCCTTGTTTTGTTCCCCCACCATGGAACTTGGTATAGACATCTCCAATCTCAATGCGGTACATCTCAGGAACGTACCGCCAACACCGGCCAATTATGCCCAACGTAGCGGTCGAGCCGGACGGAGTGGGCAACCGGCTTTTGTGGCCTCCTACTGCTCTATAGGAAGTGGGCACGACCAGTATTATTTTCGCCGACCGGAGCGTATGGTAGCGGGAGTAGTGGCGCCCCCGCGACTCGACCTCGGCAATGAAGAATTGGTGAGCGCGCATGTACACGCCATTTGGCTTGCCGTAACCGGTTTAAAATTGGGGCGTTCCATGATAGAAGTGGTGGATACCGCTGCTCTAACTAATAACTTTCCACTCCGCTCGGAGGTAGCCCTTTCCATCGAATTAAAAGCAGAGCAAGTGGAAAAATGCCTGAAAACCTGTCAATCCATCTTGAGAACCGATGAGCAAGATCTGGCACAAACAGGCTGGTATTCCGAAGAATGGCTAAAGAATGTCATTACCGCTGCGGCACAAGCCTTTGATCTAGCTTGCGAACGCTGGCGGGAACTTTATACGGCGGCAGAACGACAATTACAGGAAGCCAGAGCAGATATTGATCGGCGTTACCAACAGCGTACCGCCGATAGCGATATCGAGGAAGCAAAGCGGCGCGAAAGTGAAGCCCTCAAACAGAAAGACTTGCTTTGCAACACCGGGCAAGATGGTGAGACCGATTTCTACCCTTACCGATATTTTGCCAGCGAAGGCTTTTTACCCGGCTATAACTTCCCGCGCCTGCCGGTACAGGCTTTCCTCTCCACCGGTAAAGAAAGCGGCACTTTTCTATCTCGACCGCGCTTTTTGGCTTTGACCGAATTCGGCCCCCGCAATGTAATTTATCATGAGGGTCGAAAATACCGGGTAACCCGCACCATTCTGCCGGCTGGAAGCGCTCAGCAACGGCTTATTACAGCCAAGCTATGTAATAGTTGCGGTTATTTTCATGACAGCCCCACTACCGTGGAACTATGCGAGCAGTGCGGCACCCAAATGGATGGCAGCAATAGTCTAACCACCGACAAACTGTTTGAAATGACCACAATGGCAACCCAACGCATCGAGCGCATCACCAGCGAAGAAGAAGAACGAACCAGGCAGGGCTACCACATCACCACTCATTACCGCTTTCCGCCGGGTAATCGCAGTATACATGCGACGGCTCGAGACGAAGGAGAAGAAGCGTTAATCCACCTGTGTTACGCCCCGGCTGCCACTCTTTGGCGAGTCAATCACCGCTGGCGCCGTTCTACGGTACCGGGTTTTACCCTTGATCTAAAACGAGGTATCTGGGCTAAAAGACCGGGCGACGAAGACGACGAAGCGCTGGGCACCGATCAGCAACAGGTGCTAAGTGGAGTACGGGTGCTGGTAAGGGATACCCGCAATTTGCTGTTGGTTAAACCAGAAGATAACAGCGAAGATAGCTTTCTGGCGAGCTTGCAGTACGCCTTACAAAGGGGCATTGAGGCTATTTTTCAGGTGGAAGAGCAAGAATTAGCTTCCGAGCGCATCGGGGAACGAACTCATCGGCAAATCCTATTCTGGGAAGCAGCCGAAGGAGGCGTTGGGGTACTAAACCGGATTGTCAAAGACGAGAAAACGCTGGCGGAAGTGGCAAAAGCCGCGCTGGAAATCTGCCATTTCGACCCGCTGACCGGACAGGAAAAACCTGAAGAGGTCAAGGATTGCGGGAGAGCCTGCTACCGTTGTCTGCTCTCGTATTCCAACCAACCGGATCACCCCTTACTCAACCGCTATCTGGTTAGGGACTTTTTACTAAAGCTGGTAAATGGTACTACCAAGGATTCTGATAGCCAGAGCTTAACTAGTTTTGAGGGGCAACAACTAGGGGCTTTTGCGGCAAAGGTTTATGCTCATCTAAAAACTTCTGGGAGAAAATTACCTGACAAGTACCAGCCAATTTTAGATGGTGTTGGTATCACGCCGGATTTTTATTACAGTGGGGCTTATATTTGCCTGTTTTGTATCGATGATTACACACCTATTGATCTTAAAGTGGTAAAGAATGAATTGGAAGATTCAGGTTACAGGGTGCTGATTATCAATCAGGCGGATAACCTAGAGTCACAATTAACCCAGTTGGATACCTGGCTTGGATAA
- a CDS encoding helicase-related protein, with the protein MSAYSVGSLVRCREREWVVLPSESDNLLLLRPLGGSEKEQIGIYLPITEALGIDKIEPATFPEPDINLTGDHTSGRLLRDATRLTFRSGAGPFRSLGRISVRPRPFQLVPLLMALRLDPVRLLIADDVGIGKTIEAGLIARELLDRGDAKRLAVLCPPHLCEQWQRELSEKFALEAVVVRSGTLAQLERTLPPGDISVYEHYPVLVVSIDFVKSDRQRDSFIRSCPELVIVDEAHTATRSSGTGGTQQRHELMRELAKNPERHLLLLTATPHSGVEDAFLSLLEQLDETFGQMDLTHLTEPERKALARHFVQRRRADVERWLGEDTPFPQRKSREVTYSLAKSPEYRKLFEDIYDFARELVKDTGGGMSGWKQRVRYWAALALLRCVMSSPAAAEATLKARLGRLPEQGLEGQTAADTDTLFAQYVLDLSEQEVTQDFEPTTVVEEGAPLMGSSEKQKLQAFVRRAKGLYGDSDPKAAVAAQEVAALIRGGYQPIVYCRYIATAEYLAGELKRRFGRQWSDLQVIAVTGASSEEEREQRVAELAESPRRVLVATDCLSEGINLQESFNAVVHYDLPWNPNRLEQREGRVDRYGQPSLEVRTVLLFGDDNPIDQAVLKVLLRKAVTIHKSLGITVPLPVDSESVVETVVRSLFKEDSRPKQLTLFDTDSQLSFEDAEGFSVDELHQSWDKAVEREKESRTRFAQHSIKPEEVAQELYETDLVLGNAATVATFVQSACERLNAPLVQVKQGTTLKNTLWRLPFSQLPLPVREKIGASFAPKRGAATPAEVLLTFDIPVSEGVHLIGRLHPLTEALAEYLLDTALEGATPPLPASRCGVIRTANVTRRTNLLLLRMRLLIESPGKTPMLAEELVVAGFEGRPGNLSWLNEETARKLLDEAIPAGNLAASEISERLSETLSWIRELKTELEAKAEKKAGALYESHRRVRQATRTGRVTVRPQLPLDVLGLYVYLPVPKGVMKDEG; encoded by the coding sequence ATGAGCGCATATTCAGTAGGGTCACTGGTACGCTGTCGAGAACGGGAATGGGTAGTGCTGCCCTCCGAATCGGATAACTTGTTGCTGCTGCGGCCATTAGGTGGGTCAGAAAAAGAGCAGATAGGGATATACTTGCCCATCACCGAGGCGTTGGGCATAGATAAAATTGAACCGGCTACCTTCCCCGAACCGGACATAAACCTGACCGGCGATCATACTTCCGGTCGCCTCTTGCGAGATGCTACTCGCCTGACCTTCCGCAGTGGCGCTGGTCCTTTCCGGTCGTTGGGCAGGATCAGTGTGCGTCCCCGCCCCTTCCAGCTTGTGCCCCTGCTTATGGCGTTACGCCTCGACCCGGTGCGGCTACTAATTGCCGATGATGTCGGTATCGGCAAAACCATCGAAGCGGGACTAATTGCCCGTGAACTGCTAGACCGGGGGGATGCCAAAAGATTGGCAGTGTTGTGTCCACCCCACCTGTGTGAGCAGTGGCAAAGAGAGCTATCCGAGAAATTTGCCTTGGAGGCGGTGGTGGTGCGTTCCGGCACTTTGGCACAACTTGAACGCACTTTGCCCCCCGGCGATATCAGTGTGTATGAGCATTACCCGGTGCTGGTGGTCAGCATTGATTTTGTGAAATCTGATAGGCAGCGAGATAGCTTCATTCGAAGCTGCCCTGAACTGGTAATTGTAGATGAAGCCCACACTGCTACTCGCTCTAGCGGTACCGGCGGTACTCAGCAACGACACGAGCTGATGCGTGAATTAGCGAAAAACCCGGAACGGCACCTGCTGCTGCTTACTGCTACCCCTCATAGCGGGGTGGAGGATGCTTTCCTCTCCCTGTTGGAGCAACTGGACGAAACTTTTGGGCAGATGGATTTAACCCATCTGACAGAACCGGAGCGGAAAGCGCTAGCTCGCCATTTTGTGCAACGGCGGCGGGCGGATGTGGAGCGCTGGTTGGGGGAAGATACTCCCTTCCCGCAGCGCAAATCGCGTGAAGTAACATATTCTCTGGCTAAATCTCCTGAGTACCGCAAATTATTTGAAGACATCTACGATTTCGCCCGTGAACTGGTGAAGGATACCGGCGGTGGGATGTCGGGCTGGAAACAACGCGTGCGTTATTGGGCAGCATTGGCGCTGTTACGCTGTGTGATGAGCAGTCCCGCAGCGGCGGAAGCTACCCTAAAAGCCCGGTTAGGACGTTTACCGGAGCAGGGGCTAGAAGGACAAACAGCGGCAGACACAGACACGCTCTTTGCCCAGTATGTGCTAGACCTGAGCGAACAAGAAGTGACTCAGGATTTTGAACCAACCACCGTGGTAGAAGAGGGCGCACCGCTGATGGGGAGCAGCGAGAAACAGAAATTGCAGGCTTTTGTGCGACGTGCCAAAGGGCTTTACGGAGATAGCGACCCAAAAGCGGCAGTGGCAGCCCAAGAAGTGGCGGCTCTAATCCGGGGCGGCTACCAACCGATTGTATATTGTCGTTACATCGCCACTGCTGAATACCTTGCCGGGGAATTAAAGCGACGCTTTGGTAGGCAATGGTCGGATTTGCAGGTAATTGCGGTAACGGGCGCCAGTTCTGAGGAGGAAAGAGAACAGCGGGTAGCCGAACTGGCGGAAAGCCCGCGCCGGGTGCTGGTGGCAACCGATTGTTTGAGCGAAGGCATTAACCTACAGGAGAGCTTTAACGCGGTAGTACATTACGACCTCCCCTGGAATCCTAACCGTTTAGAGCAACGCGAAGGACGGGTAGATCGCTATGGACAGCCTTCCCTAGAAGTGCGGACTGTGCTGCTGTTTGGAGACGACAACCCGATTGATCAGGCAGTGCTGAAAGTGTTGCTCAGAAAGGCGGTCACTATTCACAAGAGTCTGGGTATTACCGTACCGCTGCCGGTAGATAGCGAGAGTGTGGTGGAGACGGTAGTGCGCTCCCTCTTTAAAGAAGATTCGCGTCCAAAGCAGCTTACCCTGTTTGACACCGATAGTCAGTTGAGCTTTGAGGATGCGGAAGGGTTCAGCGTAGATGAACTGCACCAGAGTTGGGATAAGGCGGTGGAGCGAGAGAAAGAGAGCCGTACCCGCTTCGCCCAACACTCTATCAAACCGGAGGAAGTGGCGCAGGAATTGTATGAAACCGATTTGGTGTTGGGAAATGCTGCGACGGTTGCCACGTTTGTGCAGAGCGCCTGTGAGCGGTTGAATGCGCCACTGGTTCAGGTTAAGCAGGGTACTACCCTCAAAAACACCCTCTGGCGACTGCCGTTCTCGCAACTACCGTTGCCGGTGAGGGAGAAAATAGGCGCTAGCTTTGCCCCCAAACGTGGGGCAGCTACTCCTGCGGAAGTGTTGCTTACCTTTGATATACCTGTGTCGGAAGGGGTGCATTTGATTGGGCGTTTGCATCCTCTCACCGAGGCATTGGCTGAATATTTGCTGGACACCGCCCTTGAAGGCGCTACTCCACCCTTGCCTGCCAGTCGCTGTGGGGTTATCCGGACGGCTAATGTCACTCGGCGCACCAACCTTTTGTTATTGAGGATGCGACTTTTGATTGAGTCTCCCGGTAAGACTCCGATGCTGGCGGAAGAACTGGTGGTGGCGGGATTCGAGGGACGCCCCGGCAACCTGAGTTGGTTGAATGAAGAAACCGCCCGTAAGTTGCTGGATGAAGCCATACCTGCCGGAAATTTGGCAGCCTCTGAGATTAGCGAACGGCTGAGTGAGACTTTAAGCTGGATAAGAGAGCTTAAGACAGAGTTGGAAGCAAAGGCGGAGAAAAAAGCAGGGGCGCTATACGAGTCGCACCGGCGAGTGAGGCAGGCTACTCGAACCGGGCGCGTCACGGTGCGTCCGCAACTGCCGCTGGATGTGCTGGGGCTTTACGTTTACTTACCTGTTCCTAAGGGGGTTATGAAGGATGAAGGATGA
- a CDS encoding four helix bundle protein codes for MNLEASDLRKRTKAFALRIIKLYTTLPKSVEAQVIGKQLLRSGTSVGAHYAEAYRSRSDAEFISKLEGGLQELEETIYWVELLVEAEIIPENRLSELLSEANQLISIFVASVKTVKDKHRK; via the coding sequence ATGAATTTGGAAGCAAGTGATTTGAGGAAGCGCACTAAAGCTTTCGCGCTCAGAATCATCAAATTATATACTACGCTACCTAAATCGGTAGAAGCGCAGGTTATTGGCAAACAGTTGCTTCGTTCTGGCACATCGGTGGGAGCGCACTATGCGGAAGCATATCGAAGTCGTTCAGATGCTGAATTCATTAGTAAGCTCGAAGGTGGCTTACAGGAGTTAGAAGAAACAATTTACTGGGTTGAATTGTTAGTAGAAGCTGAAATTATCCCTGAAAATAGATTAAGCGAATTGTTATCAGAAGCTAATCAGCTAATCTCAATCTTTGTTGCCAGCGTCAAAACAGTAAAGGATAAACACAGGAAATGA